TCCTATAATTGCTTAAAGTAGCCTCTGTTAGAGAGTGTGTTCTTGGTAGCATTTTATAAGAAGGCGATTCTCCTGGGGAATGAGGTATTTTTTCAGGAATAAAATACCCAATGAATGTCTTGTCCGGATCTATGTCTAGATGTAGTTTATCTTTAACTTCTTTTTTTATCAGCTTTACAGCGGTTTCTTGAGGAAGAGGAAAAAGCTCGTGCAAGTCATAAGCTCTATTATGAATATTAGGAAAAAGATAGGGGATATACTCAATGGCTGCTGTAATTGTTGTAAAAAAAGCAGAATCGGTAGATTTGTAATTAGGAAAATAAGTGTATTGGAAAGAAATCGGGATTTCATGTACATGCAAATCCGCAATGATTCGTTCTTTTTGTTTTTCCGTGATAAAAGAAAAGATATCTTTTTTCGTAAAGATAGGCCCTAAATTTTCTCGTACCCTATAATCTTGATAAAGAAAAGCATCTAACTTGATGTTATTTATCATCCTACTAGAATGAGGGAAATGGGAAGCAATTGAGCTAAGATTAGTTGGTAATTGCGCTTGGTGAAGCACCCAATGGTTCAAAACCCTTTCATCTTTAGCTTCGATAAAAGAAGGAGTGTACCCTGGTATGTATAGTAAGGAGTGCTTAGTTATAGGGTCACAAACTTTCAAAATATCAGAAGATATTTGATCATTAACCAAAAAGGAAGATACTTCTACCTGTTTTGGATCTGATAAAACCTCTAAGATGTTTAAGGGGATTTCTTCAAGGCTTATTTCATTGATATCTACCAACCTTTTTATGTTTTCTTGATCAAATCCCATAGCTTGGCATGCTAATTCAAGAGCTGTAAAAGAGAGTTTAGAAGCGCTATTTTGCTGCTCTAAAAGAGTTTTAAGATAAGAAAATTTAGCTAATATTCGGTAATTACTCGTATTTTTTTGCCAAAAATTCCCTAGTCTTTCTTGATGTTTAGATTTTATAGCAGTAATATCGCTTGCCTGAAAAATCTCACTAAGGGCTATATTTTGAGCATCTTGGCTTAATTTAACCTGTATAATATTTTGCTCTGATAAATAGTATGAATAAAAAAACCACGCTGAAAAATAATTCAAGATAAACTTTGTTAAAGTAAGGCTTAAAAAAGCAAAAGAGTTTTCTTCTTCTTTTTTGAAAAACAAAACATTTACCGCATCAGGGTGAATATCTTTGCCATATAAAGTCCTTAGTTTTTGGCTAAAGTAAGAAGTCACACTTTGCTTGAGATTAGGGTACATGCTATCTATCTGGTAGACTCTTTCTACCAGAGAAGACTTTTCCACAAGGGCTTTTAAAAGATCGCTTACGGGATCAGATAATAGCTCTTGAAGAGGGGAAAACGCATTTGATTCCCAAAGAGCATTTAATTGCTGGAAATGCGCATGAATAAGTATGGGGATTGACTGGTCAATGAGGGTTTTTACGTTTTCAATTTCTAAGCCTTGAATTTGATCTTCTAGGTTAGTGCTTTCTGGACTGGAATATAGCCTGGCTAGAGGATGACTCAGGAGACTTTCTTCACCAATGCTTTTTTTAAGGAGAGCATCGGTTAGATTTTCAGAAGATACTGTTGTTCCATGTGCTATATTTATATATGTTTTATCTGAATCTAGGTTTATTTGCGCTTTTAGCGTCTCTTTGGCAAGTAGTCTCAAAGATTCAGGAATTTGGCTTAGCTTGGTTTCTTCTGCATTTAATTCCATAAGGCCTCTTTTTTTGATTTATTATTAGGAGATCTTAAGTAAGGGTAAATTTTAATAAAACCTAGTTGGCTTATAGTTTAAGCTAGGCTGCGTCTTAGATAAAAGAGACATCTTTGAGCGACAAAATTCTAAAGTAATTCTGTCATAATGAATGCCATGACTTTGTAAGGATTTAAAGACGTCTTCTAAATTGGGATGGGGTCTCCCTCTGCGGTTGCGAATGGTAAGGACGTCAACTGGGTTAAAACCTATTCCATAAATATTGGGAAAGGGATGCCTTGACGAGTTAATAATCTGTGCAATATCTAAATAGCTTTCTCCTCCAGTTTCAAACGTTTGATATTTAGACAAAGAGTAGTTTCTAATATGTCCAGGAGCTTTTGTTCCTGCTAACATTTTTATATTCACTTCCTTGGGATGAAAGTGCATATTTGGAGAACGAGAGAATAAAGAGGGAAAAAATGCGGTTTGTGTAGGAAGAGCTGTATTTTCATTAATGATTCCATAGGGTAATACGACTCTTTTAGCAATGTTTTCTGTTCTAGGGTCAAATATTGACCAACCATGAGGACCTAAAACCACAAGTTCTGTGCTTTTTGGAACTTTGACAATGCCACTTCCAAAGAAATATCCTCCATCGGAAGATATAATTAAATGCTTTGCCCTGCTTATTTTTCCAGTAAATAGAAGAAATCGTTCTCCAAGAAACCACGCTTTAACATCTAAATGGTTAAATAAAGTATTAGATGATGAAATCGC
This sequence is a window from Candidatus Rhabdochlamydia sp. T3358. Protein-coding genes within it:
- a CDS encoding DUF6543 domain-containing protein, with translation MELNAEETKLSQIPESLRLLAKETLKAQINLDSDKTYINIAHGTTVSSENLTDALLKKSIGEESLLSHPLARLYSSPESTNLEDQIQGLEIENVKTLIDQSIPILIHAHFQQLNALWESNAFSPLQELLSDPVSDLLKALVEKSSLVERVYQIDSMYPNLKQSVTSYFSQKLRTLYGKDIHPDAVNVLFFKKEEENSFAFLSLTLTKFILNYFSAWFFYSYYLSEQNIIQVKLSQDAQNIALSEIFQASDITAIKSKHQERLGNFWQKNTSNYRILAKFSYLKTLLEQQNSASKLSFTALELACQAMGFDQENIKRLVDINEISLEEIPLNILEVLSDPKQVEVSSFLVNDQISSDILKVCDPITKHSLLYIPGYTPSFIEAKDERVLNHWVLHQAQLPTNLSSIASHFPHSSRMINNIKLDAFLYQDYRVRENLGPIFTKKDIFSFITEKQKERIIADLHVHEIPISFQYTYFPNYKSTDSAFFTTITAAIEYIPYLFPNIHNRAYDLHELFPLPQETAVKLIKKEVKDKLHLDIDPDKTFIGYFIPEKIPHSPGESPSYKMLPRTHSLTEATLSNYRIGFTLWSSSTIVFTDSSGQGKAYPLQSQLLNILPKDIEEIIQKIDLETLHKNKLNAFWNKHVDRVKFFVKHRYLQQALQEYHNNTLSEENFKIISEAAFYSLHLEEEGVAALINPNMRIEIVSIANYQSTDITPMLSLIN